Proteins from one Procambarus clarkii isolate CNS0578487 chromosome 40, FALCON_Pclarkii_2.0, whole genome shotgun sequence genomic window:
- the Elp6 gene encoding elongator complex protein 6 isoform X2 — protein MWIWHPCILDLATLYSYNIPTTTTVHKALRAHHSPCYLELFVPGRESLTTTSVQNLDQQLTFDFRMFESVKSAIGGSGVTLEDGGVILISETASTSANGLVTHFLSYGVTNGHPVCFVTLQHTWGHYCNIGNKLGLNFRQQIDQGNIKVVEGLKLMAEVLDGSKSDIGHHPFDFILNTTENPLKNLYKLIKKSIEPWKENGQYFLIIIENITSLLNLGIQAGDINIFSQYCKALVGGSNNTKSGSLIIVTTHDERDEGACLVTKTIAHSAIIYMSLQGLSTGISRDVHGDLKITSFNRHSPFQCLPSIHHFQFKMEDKNMKLFAPGTSANVL, from the exons atgtGGATCTGGCATCCCTGTATtctggatctggcaaccctgtattcatataatataccaacaacaacaactgtacacaaggcactacgggctcaccatagcccgtgttacttggaactttttgttccaggtagagaatctttaacaacaacatctgTACAGAATTTAGATCAACAGTTAACCTTTGATTTCAG GATGTTCGAGTCAGTGAAGAGCGCTATAGGGGGCAGTGGTGTAACTCTGGAAGATGGTGGTGTTATCTTGATATCGGAAACTGCTTCCACTTCGGCAAATGGATTGGTTACTCACTTTCTATCCTATGGTGTAACAAATGGCCATCCAGTATGctttgtaacattacaacatacaTGGGGGCACTACTGTAATATTGGTAATAAATTAGGACTTAATTTTAGACAACAGATTGATCAGGGCAACATTAAAGTTGTTGAGGGTTTGAAACTAATGGCAGAGGTCCTGGATGGAAGTAAATCAGATATTGGACATCATCCCTTTGACTTTATTTTGAATACCACTGAAAATCCCCTAAAAAACTTATATAAGCTTATAAAAAAATCCATTGAACCTTGGAAAGAAAATGGTCAATATTTCTTGATAATTATAGAAAATATCACATCTCTCTTAAATTTGGGCATTCAAGCAGGAGATATAAATATATTCAGTCAGTATTGCAAAGCTCTAGTTGGTGGTAGCAATAATACAAAATCTGGATCTCTTATCATTGTCACAACCCACGATGAAAGAGATGAAGGTGCTTGTCTTGTAACAAAAACAATAGCTCATTCAGCAATAATTTACATGTCTTTACAAGGACTGAGCACAGGTATATCACGAGATGTTCATGGCGACTTGAAAATTACATCATTTAACCGGCACAGTCCCTTCCAGTGTTTACCATCTATTCACCACTTCCAGTTCAAAATGGAGGACAAGAACATGAAGTTATTTGCTCCCGGAACATCAGCAAATGTGTTATGA
- the Elp6 gene encoding elongator complex protein 6 isoform X1, which produces MWIWHPCILDLATLYSYNIPTTTTVHKALRAHHSPCYLELFVPGRESLTTTSVQNLDQQLTFDFRLIQFLLRMFESVKSAIGGSGVTLEDGGVILISETASTSANGLVTHFLSYGVTNGHPVCFVTLQHTWGHYCNIGNKLGLNFRQQIDQGNIKVVEGLKLMAEVLDGSKSDIGHHPFDFILNTTENPLKNLYKLIKKSIEPWKENGQYFLIIIENITSLLNLGIQAGDINIFSQYCKALVGGSNNTKSGSLIIVTTHDERDEGACLVTKTIAHSAIIYMSLQGLSTGISRDVHGDLKITSFNRHSPFQCLPSIHHFQFKMEDKNMKLFAPGTSANVL; this is translated from the exons atgtGGATCTGGCATCCCTGTATtctggatctggcaaccctgtattcatataatataccaacaacaacaactgtacacaaggcactacgggctcaccatagcccgtgttacttggaactttttgttccaggtagagaatctttaacaacaacatctgTACAGAATTTAGATCAACAGTTAACCTTTGATTTCAGGTTAATACAGTTTTTGTTGAG GATGTTCGAGTCAGTGAAGAGCGCTATAGGGGGCAGTGGTGTAACTCTGGAAGATGGTGGTGTTATCTTGATATCGGAAACTGCTTCCACTTCGGCAAATGGATTGGTTACTCACTTTCTATCCTATGGTGTAACAAATGGCCATCCAGTATGctttgtaacattacaacatacaTGGGGGCACTACTGTAATATTGGTAATAAATTAGGACTTAATTTTAGACAACAGATTGATCAGGGCAACATTAAAGTTGTTGAGGGTTTGAAACTAATGGCAGAGGTCCTGGATGGAAGTAAATCAGATATTGGACATCATCCCTTTGACTTTATTTTGAATACCACTGAAAATCCCCTAAAAAACTTATATAAGCTTATAAAAAAATCCATTGAACCTTGGAAAGAAAATGGTCAATATTTCTTGATAATTATAGAAAATATCACATCTCTCTTAAATTTGGGCATTCAAGCAGGAGATATAAATATATTCAGTCAGTATTGCAAAGCTCTAGTTGGTGGTAGCAATAATACAAAATCTGGATCTCTTATCATTGTCACAACCCACGATGAAAGAGATGAAGGTGCTTGTCTTGTAACAAAAACAATAGCTCATTCAGCAATAATTTACATGTCTTTACAAGGACTGAGCACAGGTATATCACGAGATGTTCATGGCGACTTGAAAATTACATCATTTAACCGGCACAGTCCCTTCCAGTGTTTACCATCTATTCACCACTTCCAGTTCAAAATGGAGGACAAGAACATGAAGTTATTTGCTCCCGGAACATCAGCAAATGTGTTATGA
- the Elp6 gene encoding elongator complex protein 6 isoform X3 — translation MFESVKSAIGGSGVTLEDGGVILISETASTSANGLVTHFLSYGVTNGHPVCFVTLQHTWGHYCNIGNKLGLNFRQQIDQGNIKVVEGLKLMAEVLDGSKSDIGHHPFDFILNTTENPLKNLYKLIKKSIEPWKENGQYFLIIIENITSLLNLGIQAGDINIFSQYCKALVGGSNNTKSGSLIIVTTHDERDEGACLVTKTIAHSAIIYMSLQGLSTGISRDVHGDLKITSFNRHSPFQCLPSIHHFQFKMEDKNMKLFAPGTSANVL, via the coding sequence ATGTTCGAGTCAGTGAAGAGCGCTATAGGGGGCAGTGGTGTAACTCTGGAAGATGGTGGTGTTATCTTGATATCGGAAACTGCTTCCACTTCGGCAAATGGATTGGTTACTCACTTTCTATCCTATGGTGTAACAAATGGCCATCCAGTATGctttgtaacattacaacatacaTGGGGGCACTACTGTAATATTGGTAATAAATTAGGACTTAATTTTAGACAACAGATTGATCAGGGCAACATTAAAGTTGTTGAGGGTTTGAAACTAATGGCAGAGGTCCTGGATGGAAGTAAATCAGATATTGGACATCATCCCTTTGACTTTATTTTGAATACCACTGAAAATCCCCTAAAAAACTTATATAAGCTTATAAAAAAATCCATTGAACCTTGGAAAGAAAATGGTCAATATTTCTTGATAATTATAGAAAATATCACATCTCTCTTAAATTTGGGCATTCAAGCAGGAGATATAAATATATTCAGTCAGTATTGCAAAGCTCTAGTTGGTGGTAGCAATAATACAAAATCTGGATCTCTTATCATTGTCACAACCCACGATGAAAGAGATGAAGGTGCTTGTCTTGTAACAAAAACAATAGCTCATTCAGCAATAATTTACATGTCTTTACAAGGACTGAGCACAGGTATATCACGAGATGTTCATGGCGACTTGAAAATTACATCATTTAACCGGCACAGTCCCTTCCAGTGTTTACCATCTATTCACCACTTCCAGTTCAAAATGGAGGACAAGAACATGAAGTTATTTGCTCCCGGAACATCAGCAAATGTGTTATGA
- the Elp6 gene encoding elongator complex protein 6 isoform X4: MMFESVKSAIGGSGVTLEDGGVILISETASTSANGLVTHFLSYGVTNGHPVCFVTLQHTWGHYCNIGNKLGLNFRQQIDQGNIKVVEGLKLMAEVLDGSKSDIGHHPFDFILNTTENPLKNLYKLIKKSIEPWKENGQYFLIIIENITSLLNLGIQAGDINIFSQYCKALVGGSNNTKSGSLIIVTTHDERDEGACLVTKTIAHSAIIYMSLQGLSTGISRDVHGDLKITSFNRHSPFQCLPSIHHFQFKMEDKNMKLFAPGTSANVL, encoded by the exons AT GATGTTCGAGTCAGTGAAGAGCGCTATAGGGGGCAGTGGTGTAACTCTGGAAGATGGTGGTGTTATCTTGATATCGGAAACTGCTTCCACTTCGGCAAATGGATTGGTTACTCACTTTCTATCCTATGGTGTAACAAATGGCCATCCAGTATGctttgtaacattacaacatacaTGGGGGCACTACTGTAATATTGGTAATAAATTAGGACTTAATTTTAGACAACAGATTGATCAGGGCAACATTAAAGTTGTTGAGGGTTTGAAACTAATGGCAGAGGTCCTGGATGGAAGTAAATCAGATATTGGACATCATCCCTTTGACTTTATTTTGAATACCACTGAAAATCCCCTAAAAAACTTATATAAGCTTATAAAAAAATCCATTGAACCTTGGAAAGAAAATGGTCAATATTTCTTGATAATTATAGAAAATATCACATCTCTCTTAAATTTGGGCATTCAAGCAGGAGATATAAATATATTCAGTCAGTATTGCAAAGCTCTAGTTGGTGGTAGCAATAATACAAAATCTGGATCTCTTATCATTGTCACAACCCACGATGAAAGAGATGAAGGTGCTTGTCTTGTAACAAAAACAATAGCTCATTCAGCAATAATTTACATGTCTTTACAAGGACTGAGCACAGGTATATCACGAGATGTTCATGGCGACTTGAAAATTACATCATTTAACCGGCACAGTCCCTTCCAGTGTTTACCATCTATTCACCACTTCCAGTTCAAAATGGAGGACAAGAACATGAAGTTATTTGCTCCCGGAACATCAGCAAATGTGTTATGA